A stretch of Chionomys nivalis chromosome 2, mChiNiv1.1, whole genome shotgun sequence DNA encodes these proteins:
- the Slc35d3 gene encoding solute carrier family 35 member D3, with translation MRQLCRGRVLGISVAIAHGVFSGSLNILLKFLISRYQFTFLTLVQCLTSSTAALSLELLRRLGLIAVPPFGLSLARSFAGVAVLSTLQSSLTLWSLRGLSLPMYVVFKRCLPLVTMLIGVLVLKNGAPSPGVLAAVLITTCGAALAGAGDLTGDPVGYVTGVLAVLVHAAYLVLIQKASADTEHGPLTAQYVIAVSATPLLVICSFASTDSIHAWTFPGWKDPAMVSIFVACILIGCAMNFTTLHCTYINSAVTTSFVGVVKSIATITVGMVAFSDVEPTSLFIAGVVVNTLGSIIYCVAKFVETRRQSNYEDLESQAAAEEPQSSGDLLPFAMEELPAEGGNSGSGGAERAGGSIQQGGQEARGSPRGVSLVAGSSSIEEHSAEGSRKSLKDAYLEVWRLVRGTKYMKKDYLIENEELPSP, from the exons ATGCGGCAACTGTGCCGGGGCCGAGTGCtgggtatctcggtggctatcgCGCACGGGGTCTTCTCCGGCTCGCTCAACATCCTGCTCAAGTTCCTCATCAGCCGCTACCAGTTCACCTTCCTGACCCTGGTGCAGTGCCTGACCAGCTCCACCGCGGCGCTGAGCCTGGAGCTGCTGCGGCGCCTGGGTCTCATCGCCGTGCCCCCCTTCGGCCTGAGCCTGGCTCGCTCCTTCGCGGGGGTCGCGGTGCTCTCCACGCTGCAGTCCAGCCTCACTCTCTGGTCGCTGCGTGGCCTCAGCCTGCCCATGTACGTAGTCTTCAAGCGCTGCCTGCCCCTAGTCACCATGCTCATCGGCGTGCTGGTGCTCAAGAACGGCGCGCCCTCGCCAGGGGTGCTGGCGGCCGTGCTCATCACCACCTGCGGCGCCGCCCTGGCAG GAGCTGGTGACCTGACAGGCGACCCCGTTGGGTACGTAACGGGCGTGCTGGCGGTGTTGGTGCACGCCGCCTACCTGGTACTGATCCAGAAGGCGAGCGCAGACACTGAGCATGGGCCTCTCACCGCACAGTATGTCATCGCGGTCTCCGCCACCCCTCTGCTGGTCATCTGCTCTTTCGCCAGCACCGACTCCATCCACGCTTGGACCTTTCCAGGCTGGAAGGACCCTGCCATGGTTTCCATCTTCGTGGCCTGCATCCTGATAGGCTGTGCCATGAACTTCACCACACTGCACTGCACCTACATCAACTCCGCGGTGACCACCAGCTTCGTGGgcgtggtgaagagcattgccacTATCACGGTGGGCATGGTGGCCTTCAGCGACGTGGAGCCCACCTCTCTGTTTATTGCTGGAGTCGTGGTGAACACCCTGGGCTCCATTATTTACTGCGTGGCCAAATtcgtggagaccagaagacagagCAACTATGAGGATTTGGAATCACAGGCAGCAGCAGAGGAACCGCAGTCAAGTGGGGACCTGCTACCTTTTGCTATGGAGGAGCTGCCCGCTGAGGGTGGAAATAGCGGGTCGGGGGGTGCAGAAAGGGCAGGTGGCTCCATACAGCAAGGTGGGCAAGAAGCAAGGGGCAGTCCCAGAGGGGTCTCACTGGTGGCTGGGAGCTCAAGCATAGAAGAGCATTCTGCTGAAGGGAGCCGGAAGTCCTTAAAGGACGCTTACTTGGAAGTGTGGAGGTTAGTGAGAGGAACTAAGTATATGAAGAAGGATTATTTGATAGAAAATGAGGAGTTACCCAGTCCTTGA